The following proteins are co-located in the Trichormus variabilis 0441 genome:
- a CDS encoding photosystem I reaction center subunit VIII has product MATAFLPSILADASFLSSIFVPVIGWVVPIATFSFLFLYIEGEDVA; this is encoded by the coding sequence ATGGCAACTGCATTTTTGCCTTCTATCTTGGCTGACGCTTCTTTCTTGTCCTCTATCTTCGTTCCCGTAATCGGTTGGGTTGTACCAATTGCCACCTTCTCGTTTCTATTTTTATATATTGAAGGCGAAGACGTTGCTTAA
- a CDS encoding RNA polymerase sigma factor SigF yields the protein MPTTATNELKYEIWQLLREYQQSRSETVRNQLVKLNLGLVRKEAHYWMNQCRENYDDLVQVGCLGLIRAIERFEIAKGHAFSSFAIPYIRGEIQHYLRDKGVTVRIPRRYLAIQQRAIGVSRSLREQYNRQPTDSELATALDISPDEWQEIKLAWVNRAPLSLDVPVQDGEEGATSLGELVPDHHYRSFQLAQEDQIRLQQALFQLEQRTREVLECVFLQDLTQKQVAEHLGISVVTVSRRVKKGLDLLKHLMCVADD from the coding sequence ATGCCTACAACAGCTACCAACGAATTGAAATACGAAATTTGGCAGTTGTTACGAGAATATCAGCAATCTCGGTCAGAAACTGTTCGTAATCAACTAGTAAAACTGAATCTTGGATTAGTGAGGAAAGAAGCTCACTACTGGATGAATCAATGCCGTGAAAACTATGATGATTTAGTTCAGGTTGGTTGTTTGGGTTTAATCAGAGCGATTGAAAGATTTGAAATTGCCAAAGGCCACGCTTTTAGCTCCTTTGCTATTCCTTATATTCGTGGCGAAATTCAGCACTACCTCCGTGATAAAGGTGTAACAGTAAGAATTCCTCGTCGCTACTTGGCTATACAACAGCGAGCGATTGGGGTTTCGCGTTCTTTGCGGGAACAATACAACCGCCAACCAACTGACTCAGAATTAGCAACAGCACTGGATATTTCTCCAGATGAGTGGCAGGAAATCAAATTAGCATGGGTAAATCGCGCTCCTTTGAGTTTAGATGTACCAGTTCAAGATGGTGAAGAAGGAGCAACTAGCCTGGGAGAATTGGTTCCTGATCATCATTACCGCAGTTTTCAGTTGGCGCAAGAAGACCAAATTCGCTTACAACAAGCATTGTTCCAGTTAGAGCAACGCACTCGTGAAGTTTTAGAGTGTGTGTTTTTACAAGACTTGACGCAGAAACAGGTGGCAGAACACTTAGGAATTAGTGTCGTCACAGTTTCCAGGAGAGTCAAAAAAGGGTTGGACTTGTTAAAGCATCTTATGTGTGTGGCAGACGATTAA
- a CDS encoding vWA domain-containing protein: MTITPIPPGQPLSSTQKIGLNLVSVFGNGRDVVLAIDMTESVGLNDEGRIRLRQIVEDSLKPGDSVYVVPFARDVVLGEGISGVNQLGTPINFSSKSKADIDKVLNKIPFVSDPNRYGTDIQKAELIIYQGIAQVNQDRLQKQQPIKPQSVVWISDAPLFTQPGITSQVWVETPADSPFRSAKSPESQQRQAWIKALPLQARSRSIITQDNKEYKLTVVDIPPTVQEFCTPAPGGEETCLVNPYLTRQLWLPGLIALLIFFSLLVTARKFYRLQKKWELIVDFEATAKPEDQKCRLPNNKRIAIGEYDSTCVDSIDCPGVEVRAYLERKGEKLYLVPTNSAPIYYQGREITSRTLISSSRFRLNCPDFRQGEYEINIKLNK, translated from the coding sequence GTGACAATTACACCAATTCCCCCTGGACAACCGCTTAGTTCTACACAAAAAATCGGTTTAAATCTGGTGTCCGTTTTCGGTAATGGACGAGATGTTGTCTTGGCGATTGATATGACGGAAAGCGTGGGTTTGAATGATGAAGGTCGTATTCGCCTACGGCAAATAGTGGAAGATAGCCTCAAGCCTGGAGATTCTGTATACGTTGTTCCTTTTGCTAGGGATGTAGTCTTAGGTGAAGGGATATCTGGTGTCAATCAGTTGGGAACACCCATAAATTTTAGTAGTAAAAGTAAAGCGGATATAGACAAAGTATTAAATAAAATACCTTTTGTCTCTGATCCCAATCGCTATGGTACAGATATTCAAAAAGCAGAATTAATTATTTATCAAGGCATTGCTCAAGTTAATCAGGATCGTCTGCAAAAGCAGCAACCAATTAAACCACAGTCAGTAGTTTGGATTAGTGATGCGCCTTTGTTTACCCAACCAGGTATTACTTCACAAGTATGGGTGGAGACTCCTGCTGACAGTCCTTTTCGGAGCGCAAAATCGCCAGAAAGTCAACAGCGACAGGCTTGGATAAAAGCTTTACCATTACAGGCGCGATCGCGGTCAATTATTACTCAGGACAATAAAGAATATAAACTCACTGTTGTCGATATTCCTCCCACTGTACAGGAATTTTGCACACCAGCACCAGGGGGAGAGGAAACTTGTCTAGTTAATCCTTATTTAACTAGACAATTATGGCTACCTGGATTAATTGCACTGTTAATATTCTTTAGTTTATTGGTAACGGCTAGGAAGTTTTATCGATTACAGAAAAAATGGGAATTAATAGTAGATTTTGAAGCTACAGCCAAACCAGAAGACCAAAAATGCCGATTACCTAATAACAAACGTATTGCTATTGGTGAATATGACTCGACTTGTGTAGATTCTATTGATTGTCCAGGTGTAGAAGTTAGAGCATATTTAGAGCGTAAAGGTGAAAAGCTTTATTTAGTACCAACTAACTCAGCACCAATTTATTATCAAGGTCGAGAAATTACATCACGGACTTTAATATCTAGTTCCCGGTTTCGTTTAAATTGCCCAGACTTCCGCCAAGGTGAATACGAAATAAATATTAAACTTAATAAATAG
- a CDS encoding OmpA/MotB family protein: MARTSRHKEYSEELNVWQAFTDLMSNAFLMAILFLLLNIVTSSLSQQKQNNDAPPIILIKDEGAYRFASGSAEIPPKMLVYILRRIVPEIEARTKQYNINVVEIIGHTDGQPNGNVVSNLDQNLEKVVNGELPIVNLRAGSNADLGLMRALAVVKVLRDVQRKQGKLSKLSFRGYSAAQMILPSGEVAAIARQDDQTRRRIEIRFTRLGKVREVK, from the coding sequence ATGGCTCGTACTTCAAGGCATAAAGAATATAGTGAAGAACTGAACGTTTGGCAGGCTTTTACCGATTTAATGTCTAATGCCTTTCTCATGGCAATTCTGTTTTTATTGTTAAATATCGTCACATCGTCTTTATCACAACAAAAACAGAATAATGATGCACCACCAATCATTCTGATTAAAGATGAAGGTGCTTATCGATTTGCCTCAGGTAGTGCAGAAATTCCCCCTAAAATGTTAGTCTACATTTTGAGGCGAATAGTACCAGAAATAGAGGCTAGAACCAAGCAATATAATATTAATGTTGTTGAAATAATTGGTCATACTGATGGACAACCTAATGGTAATGTGGTGAGTAACTTAGACCAAAATTTAGAAAAAGTAGTTAACGGCGAATTACCTATAGTTAATCTTCGTGCTGGTTCTAACGCCGACTTGGGATTGATGCGGGCTTTGGCGGTAGTTAAAGTGCTACGTGATGTTCAGAGAAAGCAGGGCAAATTGTCAAAGCTATCGTTTCGAGGGTATTCTGCGGCACAAATGATTTTACCAAGTGGTGAAGTTGCGGCGATCGCTCGTCAAGATGATCAAACACGGCGACGCATTGAAATTCGCTTCACTCGACTGGGTAAGGTGCGAGAAGTCAAGTAA
- a CDS encoding tubulin-like doman-containing protein gives MNQVSANELQYRGINRTICIGLGGTGRDVLMRIRRLIVDRYGDLSNLPIVSFVHLDTDKAATQVTGIRTGSTYHGVDLSFREAEKVSATMSAKEVTMFVEGLERRSEYTRYGPYDHIARWFPPQLLRNIKAVEEGAKGIRPVGRLAFFHNYQKIKIAIETAERLSRGHDALLLRKGLRVEPGLNIFVIGSLCGGTGSGMFLDVAYSLRHLYGEQGAQIVSYLVISPELYGNTPNMSANTYAALKELNYYSTPGTKFAACYDIENLEFLQEKRPPFDYTYLVSHQTGGEYQILDQGKLCNVIAHKIALDFSGELAPVIKGHRDNFLQHIIQWDKHPRPNGQRYLTFGLAAIYFPRDTIVEIALIRVSLALVKFWLNGKGQSPDPQKLLDQFLIQSRWHNDLAKKDGLTTKIAESVEDTNKNFSSNISTWRSKLERSISECQNKDDRNGIRQQLPREFREQFRKVQPGETENVRGIWLTKLLQSSPNITKELKTNIDDYLIQLLTPSEPIFSIKSSRDWLDALQHELHNYQFNLQEAITDFGGMKRAEDIDKKWRDAEQMIEDIEHKIGIPIINTKNSQVQAEVKRVVQEVCKLIKHNFDFTVFQEALKIVNELQKHVQERGNQVTAFSRVIENLQTFYEKQDSDLRQLNFDEMSGEAIFDSEDIDRCYQTMLPEDDLRRQLVLASSEITEPAGRGQSLASFIDRERTTPEQLQTEIDLKVDSLFASRVTNIVNSVIKRFMQKYPLAARSTRLAQVMQEAEPLLRLNLSDPYFREDPAKSSKLIGFKDKDELEVRQFKTVLAQDLGIESSVIKATQSEDEILIVNEYAGFPLRLISSLERMRNPYLREQNSATSFLHNDYQVAFPDIIPPDAIAMEKLEDVFYPCLAFRLLKENQENQQLEFQYYDSLRDSYNTATLSPEWSQALEELANRNDMTEALLQLLEREISVISGQPELWENQYLPKLRQFVQAVDDLSEDSPNYPYKLAVVGTSASTDPTVKEGIIHRFRRKMNERFSISQSRAFAPNNNTSMQTAIAGEIVVDMPVDTTDNRVRRRLELERLKQDLDEDFITQDEYEREKQRIFAQYPL, from the coding sequence ATGAATCAAGTAAGTGCAAATGAACTGCAATATCGTGGGATTAACCGCACAATTTGTATTGGCTTAGGTGGTACTGGACGAGATGTTTTGATGCGAATTAGACGGTTAATTGTTGACCGTTATGGAGATTTAAGCAATCTGCCAATTGTAAGTTTTGTTCATCTAGATACTGATAAAGCTGCAACACAAGTGACTGGCATTCGTACAGGAAGTACTTATCATGGTGTTGATCTCAGCTTTCGAGAAGCCGAAAAAGTTAGCGCCACTATGTCCGCCAAGGAAGTAACGATGTTTGTGGAAGGACTAGAAAGGCGCTCAGAATATACTCGTTACGGCCCCTACGACCATATTGCTAGATGGTTTCCTCCCCAACTGTTGCGAAATATTAAAGCTGTGGAGGAAGGTGCAAAAGGAATTAGACCTGTAGGGAGACTAGCTTTTTTTCATAATTATCAAAAGATAAAAATAGCGATTGAAACCGCAGAAAGACTTAGTAGGGGACATGATGCTTTATTGCTGAGAAAGGGGTTAAGAGTTGAACCAGGATTGAATATTTTTGTGATTGGTTCTCTGTGTGGTGGTACAGGGAGCGGTATGTTTTTGGATGTTGCTTATAGTCTTAGACATCTTTATGGTGAACAAGGCGCTCAGATTGTCAGCTATTTAGTGATTAGTCCAGAATTATATGGTAATACCCCTAATATGAGTGCTAATACTTATGCTGCTTTGAAAGAGTTAAATTACTACAGTACTCCAGGGACAAAATTTGCAGCCTGTTATGATATTGAAAATCTAGAATTTCTACAAGAAAAGCGTCCGCCTTTTGACTACACTTATTTAGTTTCTCATCAGACAGGAGGCGAATATCAAATTCTTGATCAAGGTAAGTTATGTAATGTGATCGCTCACAAGATAGCTCTAGATTTTTCCGGTGAGTTAGCACCTGTAATTAAAGGACATAGAGATAATTTTCTCCAACATATAATTCAGTGGGATAAACATCCACGTCCTAATGGTCAGAGGTATTTAACATTTGGGTTAGCGGCGATTTATTTTCCCCGTGACACTATCGTGGAAATTGCCTTAATAAGGGTTAGTTTAGCATTAGTAAAGTTTTGGTTAAATGGCAAAGGTCAAAGTCCAGATCCTCAGAAACTACTGGATCAATTTCTGATTCAATCTCGTTGGCATAATGACTTAGCCAAAAAAGACGGCTTAACTACGAAAATAGCAGAATCAGTAGAGGATACAAATAAAAACTTTAGTAGCAATATTAGTACCTGGAGAAGTAAATTAGAGCGATCAATTTCTGAATGTCAGAATAAAGATGATCGTAACGGTATTCGTCAACAGTTACCAAGGGAGTTTCGAGAGCAATTTCGGAAAGTGCAGCCGGGGGAAACAGAAAATGTCCGAGGTATTTGGCTGACAAAATTGCTCCAGTCTTCTCCAAATATCACCAAGGAACTAAAGACTAATATTGACGATTATTTAATTCAGTTACTCACGCCAAGTGAGCCTATTTTCTCTATTAAAAGCAGTCGTGATTGGCTAGATGCTTTACAACATGAACTACATAACTATCAATTCAATCTGCAAGAAGCAATTACCGATTTTGGTGGGATGAAACGCGCGGAGGATATTGATAAAAAATGGCGAGATGCCGAGCAAATGATTGAAGATATTGAGCATAAAATTGGTATTCCCATAATTAATACTAAGAATAGCCAAGTGCAAGCTGAAGTTAAAAGGGTAGTGCAAGAAGTCTGCAAACTCATTAAACATAACTTTGATTTTACCGTCTTTCAAGAGGCTCTAAAAATAGTCAATGAATTACAAAAACACGTTCAGGAAAGAGGGAATCAAGTTACTGCTTTTAGTAGAGTCATTGAAAATTTGCAAACTTTCTATGAGAAGCAAGATAGTGATTTAAGACAGTTAAACTTTGATGAAATGAGTGGAGAAGCCATATTTGATAGTGAAGATATTGATCGCTGTTATCAAACTATGTTGCCAGAAGATGATCTTCGCAGACAATTGGTATTAGCTAGCTCGGAAATTACGGAACCTGCTGGAAGGGGACAATCTTTGGCAAGTTTTATAGATAGAGAAAGAACTACGCCAGAACAGCTACAAACAGAAATTGACCTAAAGGTTGACAGTTTATTTGCTTCTCGCGTTACTAATATTGTCAACTCTGTGATTAAGCGTTTCATGCAAAAATATCCTTTAGCAGCGCGTTCGACTCGGTTAGCGCAAGTTATGCAAGAAGCTGAACCTCTGCTGAGGCTGAATTTAAGTGACCCTTATTTCCGTGAAGACCCGGCGAAAAGTAGTAAATTAATTGGGTTTAAGGATAAGGATGAATTGGAGGTACGACAGTTTAAAACTGTATTAGCACAAGATTTAGGTATTGAATCAAGTGTGATAAAAGCGACACAATCTGAAGATGAGATTTTAATTGTCAATGAGTATGCTGGTTTTCCTCTCAGGCTAATTAGTAGTCTGGAGAGGATGAGAAACCCCTATCTACGTGAACAAAATTCTGCCACATCTTTTCTGCATAACGATTACCAAGTAGCATTTCCAGATATTATCCCCCCAGATGCGATCGCAATGGAAAAACTGGAAGATGTCTTCTATCCTTGTTTGGCCTTTAGGTTACTCAAGGAAAACCAAGAAAATCAACAATTAGAATTTCAATATTATGATTCCTTGCGTGATAGTTACAATACTGCTACTTTGAGTCCAGAGTGGAGTCAAGCCTTGGAAGAATTAGCTAACCGCAACGACATGACTGAGGCTTTGCTACAGCTTTTAGAGCGAGAAATTTCTGTAATTTCTGGACAACCAGAACTTTGGGAAAATCAGTATTTACCAAAACTAAGGCAATTTGTGCAGGCAGTAGATGATTTATCAGAAGATAGTCCCAATTATCCCTACAAACTCGCAGTAGTAGGAACATCCGCCAGCACAGATCCTACAGTTAAAGAAGGAATTATTCATCGCTTTCGGAGAAAAATGAATGAGCGATTTAGCATATCTCAAAGTCGCGCTTTTGCACCAAATAATAATACATCAATGCAAACAGCTATTGCTGGTGAAATAGTCGTGGATATGCCTGTTGATACTACTGATAATAGAGTCAGGCGGCGCTTAGAATTAGAGCGGTTGAAACAAGATTTAGATGAAGATTTTATTACTCAAGATGAATATGAGCGTGAAAAACAAAGGATTTTTGCTCAATATCCCCTTTAG